The Musa acuminata AAA Group cultivar baxijiao chromosome BXJ1-8, Cavendish_Baxijiao_AAA, whole genome shotgun sequence genomic sequence tcaccccgaaacaaacatAGCAGTGTGTTACTTAAAGACAAAAAATCTTGAAGCAAACGTAGTTTGTGCATTGGCAAAATCCTGAAACAGGGATTTCATTGAACACATTACAAGGGCGAGAACATTTGAGTTGAGAGATGCAGGTGGATTTCTTTCCTTTGAATAGACGTTTCAGCGAGAAATATAAGAAGTAAACAGAGTATCAGAAATCCAGTCTATTCATCCATGACTTCActctcccttctttttttttcttctctgtaTTCTCTCGGCTCAAACAAAATTGAGATGGATTAAGGTGTATGTGCATGGATTTCATGGCTTGAGCCAAGAAAACCCAATCAAATCTTAAAGGATGGCAGATGGTGAGGGGAAAAGAAAGAGAAGGCTAGGATTCTGGAGGATTGATCACTCTCTGGAAAGCAATTAGATCTCTTCATATGACACTAATGCCAAGCTATTACCGGAGAATCTTAGTCTTCTCTTCTCAGGTGAAAGTCCCCCATCCAACTTCTAAACATTGAACAAatcttataaggaaaaggttttgGATGTTTGACTCTGTTGGCATAGAAAGCCTTTGTCCTGATTCCTCCCGAGGTATGACCAGAGAAAAAGATGACGTACCAGTTTGGAAGACAAACATGTCATGGGCACCAGTTGCTACTTTGAATCTTTTTCCCCTTTTATTAGTTGTTGCCTCGGCTACGGGCAAGAAATGTAGTAAGGATTGCGAAAGATCTGACTAGCTGCTTGCTATTAATTTCTTTGAACCCAGAGAGTACATTGAAGAAAAACCACCTCTCTAGTTTTGTAGTTCCTACCATATCAAATTTGTCCATGGAATCAAATATATCATCAGAGATCAAGTCCCTATCATATAGATTTGTGAGATGGATCTCTTTCTtggactttttctttttctccaatTAGCTGCAAAAATTAGTGGTTTCATCTCTAAGAGGAGAGAGCAACCATCAAATCTACCTTGATCTTCTTGAGCAGATCATACCCTGTCATCCCAGGCATACAACAATCTGTTATCACCAAATTCACCTCAATTTGCTACAAGCAAAATTACCACAACAACCAATCAGAAACAGGATTCTTCATCACCAGCTACAAAATCAAAAGGGTTCATTCAAGTTACATTTTTATATGTGGAGGCAGGTGATGAGATATCCTGGTCCTCCATCAACCCCAACACTTCCAAGGCTTTGCTCCCTGAATCCATTGTGGTAACTGA encodes the following:
- the LOC135589001 gene encoding two-component response regulator ORR4-like — its product is MGVDPEAQFHVLAVDDMTVSSTESSLRGFSGHLPTEGGTLTANVTTMDSGSKALEVLGLMEDQDISSPASTYKNQIEVNLVITDCCMPGMTGYDLLKKIKVDLMVALSS